In Acidobacteriota bacterium, a single window of DNA contains:
- the sucB gene encoding dihydrolipoyllysine-residue succinyltransferase, producing MRVEVKVPTVGESITEGLLAEWLQADGAVVRTDDPLFVLETDKVTMTINAEHAGRLAIAVPAGSPVKIGQTVGSLDTSARAGAAPAVPAAAPPAPSLPPAVPQTPGPALNPVAGVPSLREKLARPEAVEALAPAVRRLVEEHRLDPAAIRGTGRDGRVTKEDVVAFLASGVPAPAAPVPTAPETPAGAQVRRPLSPIRSRIAERMVLSQQTTATLTTFAECDCGAVMALRKAHKEAFLARHGVALGFMGFFVKAVADALRAFPDLNSWIEGAEIVENREVHIGIAVAAEQGLAVPVLRHADRLSLAQIESEILRLAARVREKKITLAELSGGTFSITNAGSYGALMGTPILNPPQSGILGTYAIQEKPVVREGQIVVRPVMILALSYDHRMVDGKTAGLFLKHVADFVGRADVSLLELDGRRET from the coding sequence GACGGACAAGGTCACCATGACGATCAACGCGGAGCACGCCGGCCGCCTCGCCATCGCCGTGCCGGCGGGAAGCCCCGTGAAGATCGGCCAGACGGTGGGCTCCCTCGACACCTCCGCCCGGGCCGGCGCCGCTCCCGCCGTCCCCGCGGCGGCCCCGCCCGCCCCCAGCCTCCCTCCGGCCGTCCCCCAGACGCCCGGCCCCGCCTTGAACCCCGTGGCGGGCGTTCCCTCCCTGAGGGAGAAACTGGCCCGGCCCGAGGCCGTCGAGGCCCTGGCTCCCGCCGTGCGCCGCCTCGTCGAGGAGCATCGCCTCGATCCGGCCGCCATCCGGGGGACGGGCCGGGATGGCCGCGTCACCAAGGAGGACGTGGTGGCCTTCCTCGCCTCGGGAGTCCCCGCCCCGGCGGCCCCTGTTCCCACGGCGCCCGAGACCCCCGCGGGGGCCCAGGTCCGCAGGCCCCTCTCGCCCATCCGGTCCCGCATCGCCGAGAGGATGGTCCTTTCCCAGCAGACCACGGCCACCCTCACCACCTTCGCCGAATGCGACTGCGGCGCCGTCATGGCCCTTCGGAAAGCCCACAAGGAGGCCTTCCTGGCCCGACACGGCGTGGCCCTGGGCTTCATGGGCTTCTTCGTCAAGGCCGTCGCCGACGCCCTCCGCGCCTTCCCCGACCTCAACTCCTGGATCGAGGGGGCGGAGATCGTGGAGAACCGCGAGGTCCACATCGGCATCGCCGTGGCCGCCGAACAGGGCCTGGCCGTTCCCGTCCTGCGCCACGCCGACCGCCTCTCCCTCGCCCAGATCGAATCCGAGATCCTCCGCCTGGCCGCCCGCGTCCGCGAAAAGAAGATCACCCTCGCCGAACTCTCGGGGGGCACCTTTTCCATCACCAACGCGGGATCCTACGGCGCCCTCATGGGGACGCCCATCCTCAATCCGCCCCAGAGCGGCATCCTGGGCACCTACGCCATCCAGGAGAAGCCCGTCGTGCGGGAGGGACAGATCGTGGTCCGCCCGGTGATGATCCTCGCGCTTTCCTACGACCACCGGATGGTGGACGGCAAGACCGCCGGCCTCTTCCTCAAACACGTGGCCGACTTCGTGGGCCGCGCGGACGTGTCGCTCTTGGAGTTGGACGGGAGACGGGAGACGTGA
- the lpdA gene encoding dihydrolipoyl dehydrogenase, which yields MMEPFDVVVIGAGPGGYVCAIRAAQLGLKTALVEKDATLGGTCLNVGCIPSKALLESSERYHEAREGLAVHGVEPSDVRLNLTAMMARKAAIVKDLTDGIGVLMKKNKVAVLKGEGVLKGPGRVEIKTGGDSQDVQAKAVVLAMGSVPVELPFLRFDGERVVTSTEALSFESVPGHLCVVGAGAVGLELGSVWRRLGAQVTVVEMLPRVAPFADGQMSTLLERSLKAQGLVIKTATTLKTAEVLPDGVALTLENGKGEKEILGCDRVLVAVGRKPASSAAGLKEAGVILDEKGRVAVSDRFETNLPGVYAIGDLIRGPMLAHKASEEGIALAEILAGKPGHVNYGAIPNVVYTHPELACVGKTEEELKAEGVPYKAGKFFFKGNGRAKSLAMEDGAVKVLAHAQTDTLLGVHIVGPRASDLIPEAVLALEFKASAEDLARTSHAHPTLSEALMEACLAVDRRAIHG from the coding sequence ATAATGGAACCCTTTGACGTCGTCGTGATCGGAGCGGGGCCGGGTGGCTACGTCTGCGCCATCCGCGCCGCCCAGCTCGGCCTCAAGACCGCCCTCGTGGAGAAGGACGCCACGCTCGGCGGGACCTGCCTCAACGTGGGCTGCATCCCCTCCAAGGCCCTGCTGGAATCCAGCGAGCGCTACCACGAGGCCCGCGAGGGGCTCGCCGTCCACGGCGTGGAGCCTTCCGATGTCCGCCTGAACCTCACCGCCATGATGGCCCGCAAGGCCGCCATCGTGAAGGACCTCACGGACGGCATCGGCGTCCTGATGAAGAAGAACAAGGTGGCCGTCCTCAAAGGGGAAGGCGTCCTGAAGGGGCCTGGACGCGTGGAAATCAAGACCGGAGGGGATTCCCAGGACGTGCAGGCCAAGGCCGTCGTCCTGGCCATGGGTTCGGTGCCCGTGGAACTTCCTTTCCTTCGCTTCGACGGGGAGCGCGTGGTGACCTCCACCGAGGCCCTCTCCTTCGAATCCGTGCCGGGGCACCTGTGCGTCGTCGGGGCGGGCGCCGTGGGCCTCGAGCTGGGAAGCGTCTGGCGCCGCCTGGGCGCCCAGGTCACGGTGGTGGAGATGCTCCCCCGCGTGGCGCCCTTCGCCGATGGCCAGATGTCCACTCTTCTCGAGCGCTCCCTCAAGGCCCAGGGCCTCGTCATCAAGACCGCCACCACCCTCAAGACCGCGGAGGTTCTTCCCGACGGCGTCGCCCTGACCTTGGAAAACGGCAAGGGCGAAAAGGAAATCCTGGGCTGCGACCGGGTCCTCGTGGCCGTGGGCCGCAAGCCCGCTTCCTCCGCGGCGGGCCTGAAGGAAGCCGGCGTCATCCTCGACGAGAAGGGCCGCGTGGCCGTGAGCGACCGCTTCGAGACGAACCTCCCCGGCGTCTACGCCATCGGCGACCTCATCCGCGGCCCCATGCTGGCCCACAAGGCCTCCGAGGAAGGCATCGCCCTCGCCGAGATCCTCGCCGGGAAGCCCGGCCACGTGAACTACGGCGCCATCCCCAACGTGGTCTACACCCACCCCGAACTCGCCTGCGTGGGCAAGACCGAGGAGGAGCTCAAGGCCGAAGGCGTCCCCTACAAGGCCGGCAAGTTCTTCTTCAAGGGCAACGGCCGCGCCAAGAGCCTCGCCATGGAGGACGGCGCCGTCAAGGTCCTCGCCCACGCCCAGACCGACACGCTCCTCGGCGTCCACATCGTGGGCCCCCGGGCCTCGGACCTCATCCCCGAGGCCGTCCTCGCCCTCGAGTTCAAGGCCAGCGCCGAAGACCTCGCGCGAACCAGCCACGCCCACCCCACCCTCAGCGAAGCCCTCATGGAGGCCTGCCTCGCCGTCGACAGGCGGGCCATACACGGATAG